In one window of Brenneria goodwinii DNA:
- a CDS encoding siderophore-interacting protein, translating into MRNSNEEKNSRIPQRVRNELRIRPIEVVSKHKVADCFYRIEFTGEALAGFTSLGFDDHIKVFFPDPQTGELHLPEVTAQGVTWKDGVRPTGRDYTPLYFDGQRNSLTIDFYIHQGGVASNWATQAQPGDPLVVGGPRGSLVVPTDYAFQLYVCDESGLPAFKRRQPSIQAEHVKLFAFTDEAAGRAYLDDLSGVATSWLGSGQMRSENLTGLIAALDNIDLPAEDYFIWLTGEGEAVKKLSDYFIEQRALDPDFVRAVAYWHQK; encoded by the coding sequence TTGCGTAATAGCAATGAAGAAAAAAATAGCCGTATTCCACAACGCGTGCGTAACGAATTACGCATTCGTCCTATTGAAGTGGTCAGTAAGCACAAGGTTGCAGACTGTTTCTACCGTATTGAATTTACGGGAGAAGCGCTGGCAGGTTTCACTTCCTTAGGTTTTGACGACCATATCAAAGTATTTTTCCCCGACCCGCAAACCGGTGAGCTGCATTTACCCGAGGTGACCGCGCAGGGCGTGACCTGGAAAGATGGCGTGCGCCCGACCGGCCGCGATTATACGCCGCTCTATTTTGACGGGCAGCGCAATAGCCTGACCATCGATTTTTACATCCATCAGGGGGGCGTCGCCAGCAACTGGGCGACGCAGGCGCAGCCTGGCGATCCGTTGGTGGTGGGCGGGCCGCGCGGCTCGCTGGTTGTTCCAACGGACTATGCCTTCCAGCTCTATGTTTGCGATGAAAGCGGTTTGCCGGCCTTTAAACGCCGCCAGCCAAGCATCCAGGCTGAACATGTCAAACTGTTTGCCTTTACCGACGAAGCGGCGGGCCGCGCCTATCTGGACGACCTGAGCGGCGTAGCAACGAGCTGGCTGGGCAGCGGCCAGATGCGGTCGGAAAACCTGACGGGGTTGATCGCCGCGCTGGATAATATCGATCTGCCGGCCGAGGACTATTTTATCTGGCTGACCGGCGAGGGCGAAGCGGTTAAAAAGCTGAGTGACTATTTCATCGAACAGCGCGCGCTGGACCCCGATTTCGTTCGGGCGGTCGCCTACTGGCATCAGAAATAA